A single region of the Neisseriaceae bacterium genome encodes:
- the dmeF gene encoding CDF family Co(II)/Ni(II) efflux transporter DmeF has translation MDSNNTSDRTIQHDFGNHSIYQEEKKTKLVTVIIVVTMIAEIIVGVWSGSMALLADGVHMGGHALALGLATLAYYLTRKYADDRSFTWGSGKINDLVAYTSSILLMATIAFMIWESVSRLFHPVQMLYEEAVMVAFIGLLVNLFSIFILLRNPENEHTHGIHDHCSHSENRNNIDLNSYDNNFKAAIIHVVADSATSVAALLGIFIAWIWGWDWLDPMIGLIASMVILKWSVGLLKNSGSVLLDKESGSGIKKQVVDSIKTVNPQAHIMDLHIWSVGPKSYVVVAIIGSSVDQDSSSRYRSMLEQIEGVYHPVIEIRAL, from the coding sequence ATGGACTCGAACAATACTTCAGATCGAACTATTCAACATGATTTTGGTAATCATTCTATATATCAAGAAGAGAAAAAAACTAAATTAGTTACTGTCATAATTGTGGTAACCATGATAGCAGAGATTATTGTAGGTGTTTGGTCAGGTTCTATGGCTCTCCTGGCGGATGGGGTGCATATGGGGGGGCATGCTTTGGCTTTAGGTTTAGCAACTTTAGCCTACTATCTAACCAGGAAATATGCGGATGATAGAAGTTTTACTTGGGGTAGTGGAAAAATCAATGATTTAGTCGCTTATACTAGCTCTATTTTGTTGATGGCTACTATTGCTTTTATGATATGGGAATCTGTTAGTCGCTTATTTCATCCTGTGCAAATGCTTTATGAAGAAGCGGTCATGGTTGCTTTTATTGGTTTATTAGTAAATTTATTTTCGATATTTATATTGCTACGTAATCCGGAAAATGAACATACTCATGGAATTCATGATCATTGTTCACATTCAGAAAATAGAAATAACATTGATTTAAATAGTTATGATAATAATTTTAAAGCAGCGATTATCCATGTCGTGGCAGATAGTGCGACTTCGGTAGCAGCTTTACTTGGTATTTTTATAGCATGGATATGGGGATGGGATTGGTTAGATCCTATGATTGGCTTAATAGCTTCCATGGTGATTCTTAAATGGAGTGTAGGCTTGTTAAAGAATTCAGGTTCTGTTTTATTGGATAAAGAAAGTGGCTCAGGCATAAAAAAACAGGTAGTAGATAGCATTAAAACAGTTAACCCTCAAGCTCATATCATGGATCTTCATATTTGGTCTGTTGGGCCTAAATCATATGTTGTAGTGGCAATCATAGGTTCTTCAGTTGATCAAGATTCAAGTAGTAGATATCGATCGATGCTTGAGCAAATAGAAGGGGTATATCACCCAGTTATTGAAATTAGAGCGTTATAA
- the typA gene encoding translational GTPase TypA has product MTKKIRNIAIIAHVDHGKTTLIDQLLKQSGTFRDNQHVDERIMDNNDIEKERGITILAKNTAIEYQGYHINIVDTPGHADFGGEVERVLGMVDCVVLLIDAQEGPMPQTRFVTKKALSLGLKPIVVVNKIDKPGARINWAIDQTFDLFDNLGATEEQLDFPIVYASGLDGYAKNNLQDNSSDMHPLFAAILKHTPEPQGSSEKPLQLQISQLDYSAYTGRLGIGRILNGKIKPGQNVVVMNDDEVVTQGKINQLLGFKGLDRVPLEEAESGDIVIISGLEEIGIGVTICDKENPIGLPVISIDQPTLTMDFMVNTSPYAGLEGKFVTSRQIRDRLMKETLTNVALRVEETADADIFRVSGRGELHLTILIENMRREGYELAVGKPRVLYKDIEGQKYEPYENLTIDVEDNHQGSVMEAIGKRKGELVNMESDGNGRTRLDYYIPARGLIGFQNDFMTLTKGTGLMSHVFDDYGPVKTDLPSRQNGVLISQEQGEAVAYALWNLEDRGRMFISPGEKVYEGMIIGIHSRDNDLVVNPLKGKKLTNIRASGTDEAVRLTTPIKLTLESAVEFIDSDELVEITPKNIRLRKRYLTELERRRHHNKTE; this is encoded by the coding sequence ATGACAAAAAAAATTCGTAATATCGCAATCATTGCTCACGTTGACCATGGGAAAACCACTCTTATTGATCAACTACTAAAACAATCGGGTACTTTCAGAGACAATCAACATGTTGATGAACGTATTATGGACAACAACGATATCGAAAAAGAAAGAGGTATCACAATACTAGCTAAAAATACAGCTATTGAATATCAAGGCTACCATATCAACATTGTTGACACACCTGGGCATGCTGACTTTGGTGGAGAAGTAGAACGAGTATTGGGCATGGTTGATTGTGTTGTATTATTGATAGACGCTCAAGAAGGCCCTATGCCTCAAACGCGTTTTGTCACTAAAAAGGCACTTTCTCTAGGATTAAAACCAATTGTAGTTGTTAATAAAATCGATAAACCCGGAGCGCGAATTAATTGGGCAATTGATCAAACGTTTGATCTCTTTGATAACTTAGGCGCCACAGAAGAACAGTTGGATTTCCCAATTGTGTATGCTTCAGGTTTAGATGGCTATGCTAAAAACAACTTACAAGATAACAGCTCTGATATGCATCCTCTTTTTGCCGCCATTTTAAAGCACACCCCAGAACCCCAAGGTTCTAGCGAAAAACCATTACAGCTACAAATTTCTCAATTGGATTACTCAGCTTATACAGGTCGCTTAGGAATTGGACGTATTTTAAACGGCAAAATTAAACCTGGACAAAATGTTGTTGTTATGAATGATGATGAAGTGGTTACCCAAGGCAAAATTAACCAATTACTGGGATTTAAAGGTTTAGATAGAGTACCTTTAGAAGAAGCAGAATCTGGAGATATTGTAATTATTTCAGGTTTAGAAGAGATAGGTATCGGGGTAACCATTTGTGATAAAGAAAACCCTATTGGGCTTCCTGTGATCAGTATTGATCAACCAACATTAACCATGGATTTTATGGTCAACACCTCTCCATACGCTGGACTGGAAGGAAAATTCGTCACCAGTCGTCAAATTAGGGATCGCTTAATGAAAGAAACCTTAACTAATGTTGCTCTTAGAGTGGAAGAAACTGCTGATGCTGATATATTTAGGGTGTCTGGTCGTGGAGAATTGCACCTTACAATCCTGATTGAAAATATGAGACGTGAAGGTTATGAATTAGCTGTTGGTAAGCCAAGAGTTCTATACAAAGATATTGAGGGTCAAAAATATGAACCCTACGAGAATTTGACCATAGATGTCGAAGATAACCATCAAGGTTCAGTGATGGAAGCCATTGGCAAACGTAAAGGTGAGTTGGTCAATATGGAAAGTGACGGCAATGGTAGAACTAGATTAGATTACTATATCCCTGCTAGAGGTCTGATTGGTTTCCAAAATGATTTTATGACTTTAACCAAAGGAACTGGTTTAATGTCACACGTATTTGATGATTATGGCCCTGTAAAAACAGACTTACCTAGTCGTCAAAATGGGGTATTAATTTCTCAAGAACAAGGTGAGGCAGTGGCTTATGCATTATGGAATTTGGAAGATCGTGGTCGTATGTTTATCAGCCCTGGAGAAAAAGTTTACGAAGGTATGATTATTGGTATTCATTCTCGTGACAATGATTTGGTAGTTAACCCACTAAAAGGTAAGAAATTAACTAATATTAGAGCTTCAGGTACGGATGAAGCGGTAAGATTGACAACCCCTATAAAACTAACCCTAGAAAGTGCTGTTGAATTTATCGATAGTGACGAATTAGTCGAAATTACACCAAAAAATATTCGTTTAAGAAAACGCTATCTTACAGAATTAGAAAGAAGACGACATCATAATAAAACAGAATAA
- a CDS encoding DNA mismatch repair protein, whose product MERKEAIERMQTLKDRNLHELSLEYKVIVLNPSGKVNKGWAGHGIERFLELPINSAQSPNFAS is encoded by the coding sequence ATGGAACGTAAAGAAGCAATAGAAAGAATGCAAACATTGAAAGATAGAAATTTGCATGAGCTTTCTTTAGAGTATAAAGTAATAGTTTTAAACCCATCAGGCAAAGTAAATAAAGGCTGGGCTGGTCATGGAATAGAGAGATTTTTAGAACTTCCTATTAATTCAGCACAATCACCAAACTTTGCATCATAG
- a CDS encoding Dam family site-specific DNA-(adenine-N6)-methyltransferase, producing MSKPFLKWAGGKAKLVQFIEEHMPISNRKRLIEPFSGSGAVTLGVEFESYVLSDANADLINLFEALKTEKKDFIDYAQSFFTPHNNQEIQFYELRTQFNQSQDKLERSALFMYLNRHAYNGLCRYNSKGLFNVPFGRYKTVYFPKSEMEHFIHKSGRIELMYAHFEETFSIAQSNDLIYCDPPYVPLSETAYFTSYSQGGFNQNQQQKLAKLAELTAKKTKGILISNHDTEVTRKLYKGANIKTISVQRNISSKGSKRIKVNELLAIFK from the coding sequence ATGTCTAAGCCTTTTTTAAAGTGGGCTGGCGGTAAAGCTAAACTTGTTCAATTCATTGAAGAACATATGCCTATTTCTAATAGAAAACGCTTAATAGAGCCATTTTCAGGGAGTGGTGCAGTTACATTAGGTGTTGAATTTGAAAGTTATGTGTTATCTGACGCCAATGCTGATTTAATTAATTTATTTGAAGCATTAAAAACTGAAAAAAAAGACTTTATTGACTACGCTCAATCATTTTTTACTCCCCATAATAACCAAGAAATACAGTTCTATGAGTTGAGAACACAGTTTAATCAATCACAAGATAAGCTAGAAAGATCCGCTTTATTCATGTATTTAAATAGACACGCTTACAATGGATTATGTCGCTATAACAGTAAAGGACTCTTTAACGTACCTTTTGGTCGATATAAAACAGTTTACTTTCCAAAAAGTGAAATGGAACATTTTATCCACAAATCAGGTAGAATCGAACTAATGTATGCTCACTTTGAAGAGACATTTTCAATAGCCCAATCTAATGATTTAATTTATTGTGATCCTCCGTATGTGCCGCTATCTGAAACTGCCTATTTTACAAGCTATTCACAAGGTGGATTTAACCAAAATCAACAACAAAAACTTGCTAAGTTAGCCGAATTAACAGCAAAGAAAACAAAAGGTATATTAATCTCAAACCATGATACAGAAGTAACTAGAAAATTGTATAAAGGTGCCAATATTAAAACAATATCTGTTCAACGCAATATATCATCTAAAGGCAGTAAAAGAATAAAAGTTAACGAGCTACTAGCGATTTTTAAGTAA